A DNA window from Theobroma cacao cultivar B97-61/B2 chromosome 5, Criollo_cocoa_genome_V2, whole genome shotgun sequence contains the following coding sequences:
- the LOC18598857 gene encoding uncharacterized protein LOC18598857, producing MSPAAVEIRSPDTFSAKAKPSSTSQSPNSNPDFTAFPPTDHSQMNSSSFGNAGEFDCGFSFASWNGHHPKSAASVRPRPRLVKIRKQLNGKVRTGQSEVGSGFNPFRQASQDSGRVSSCANLSSSGFLKSLNRANNDSNNNNSNNSINNFSFLFGGTDGCDRESTGNVEVENGNEEPAREFENENVGFVFDANLRGGMEKLGSYKCGKFGFVFGANGSDEGVKPNSGKGETSDFRVTLDGRGAKMKVETGAQGSKDCNLEFTFGTTKSHLASNFDSEKGKFGETLKEPDFNGVGFVFGSSQSDLKSTSNADKIESTIFLGGSSSVFGANHLNSSSDFNLERRESCKNFGQSVSGDLGKMNIEGETESQKMESTTVNFNAKGNESLNEDSDNGFFVFGATSIKGSCSNECKDGINSTSETFGVSASNGWCKDVSENSKNIGSSSNANSIYTLQHDLKKLNISCHKKVGGSDTTEDSDTNVTSETIFVFSSSEKASGPSKQAPESGPSAAVERTVEDNSNNGNVNGAVSCNSCNEDNVGISGSKPSKFKASIVKTSEIEKSYQGHVKDDVEMNGTDAWSSLDPNSKGNSGVFEATSMVGIERNDGSCSTGTPDQSGISFSDFKTPQWDPSSFKANLFPEVDRKLEFGEKSGLTKEKKLKKMRGKLKKSCLHKHCSKQHHVPKESISQENQDSSQCYSPMDFSPYQETTAADQSSKETPQASEEASPLEYNFIPSALHSSTLTECPATAQEGSDCNEGDQKCCEPDEESFVYDHERIIVGDDPSKESVCEAETASNCSSSAPSIGEAEGIKGTPVNNHTTRSCFNSGLEDKKNFTFSATSTSGQGSLSFRKRQLRKKSKVKIGNASFIITPSPDVKGGCSSVQFSSSEPAQCQQKDKSTYHSEEENEQFKPRSNCSTAAVHEACEMWRLRGNQAYRSDNLSKAEEFYTQGINCVPSNETSRCSIKPLVLCYSNRAATRISLGRMREALADCLMATALDPNFLKVYVRAANCHLLLGETDVAIRYFSKCLGSGAGVCLDRRITIDAADGLQKAQRVDELTDRSAILLEQKSSDAASSALDRIAEALSISSYSEKLLEMKAEALCMLKKYEEAIQLCEQSLYVAEKNFSKGETDNQLASIDGSGCYSIAMLWRWHLMSKSYFYMGKLEKALDLLQQLEQVGSVKDKHGSKILEMSVTLAVTIRELLRLKNAGNEAVRSGRYTEAAEHYTIALSINVESRPFAAICFCNRAAARQALGQIADAIADCSLAMALNENYTKAVSRRATLHGMIRDYGQASSDLQRLISTLEKQSDKTSHQSGGQDRTTGNTKELRQAQCQLSSMQEEAKRGIPLDLYLILGVKPSDSTSDVKKAYRKAALRHHPDKAGQFLARSESGDEGRLWKEIAEEVHKDADRLFKMIGEAYAILSDTSKRSEYDLEEEVRKAPRESKGSPYERPPDEYDYPFERSSNRRYWRGNWKTYRNSHSRW from the exons ATGTCGCCGGCCGCCGTCGAAATCCGATCACCGGATACCTTCTCTGCCAAGGCTAAACCCTCCTCCACTTCCCAAAGCCCTAACTCTAACCCCGACTTCACTGCGTTTCCTCCAACCGACCACTCCCAAATGAATTCTTCGAGTTTCGGCAATGCGGGGGAGTTCGATTGCGGCTTCAGCTTTGCTTCCTGGAACGGCCACCATCCCAAGTCGGCCGCATCTGTTCGGCCCCGACCGAGGCTGGTCAAGATTAGGAAGCAGTTGAATGGCAAGGTGAGAACCGGGCAGAGCGAGGTTGGGTCCGGTTTCAATCCGTTTAGGCAAGCCAGTCAAGATTCGGGTCGGGTAAGCAGTTGCGCTAATCTATCATCATCTGggtttttgaaaagtttaaataGAGCAAACAATGATAGTAACAacaataatagtaataatagtattaataattttagttttttatttggtgGTACTGATGGATGTGATAGAGAATCTACTGGAAATGTTGAGGTTGAGAATGGAAATGAGGAGCCTGCTAGAGAGTTTGAGAATGAGAATGTGGGTTTTGTATTTGATGCAAATTTGCGTGGTGGCATGGAGAAATTGGGTTCTTATAAGTGTGGGAagtttggttttgtttttggtgcTAATGGGAGTGATGAAGGGGTGAAACCAAATTCGGGAAAAGGAGAAACCAGTGATTTTAGGGTGACTTTGGATGGTCGTGGGGCGAAGATGAAAGTAGAGACTGGTGCGCAGGGTAGTAAAGAttgtaatttggagtttactTTTGGTACAACTAAGAGTCATTTAGCATCAAATTTCGATTCTGAGAAGGGAAAGTTTGGTGAGACTCTCAAAGAGCCAGATTTTAATGGTGTAGGTTTTGTGTTTGGTTCTAGTCAGAGTGATTTGAAGTCAACTTCCAATGCTGATAAGATTGAATCTACTATTTTTCTAGGGGGATCAAGTTCTGTGTTTGGTGCTAATCACCTAAATTCATCATCAGATTTTAATTTGGAAAGGAGAGAATCTTGTAAAAACTTTGGACAATCAGTTTCTGGTGATTTAGGGAAGATGAATATAGAGGGTGAAACAGAGTCCCAGAAAATGGAATCCACTACAGTTAATTTTAATGCTAAAGGAAATGAGAGCTTGAATGAGGATTCTGATAATGGTTTCTTTGTGTTTGGTGCTACTAGCATTAAAGGTTCCTGTTCTAATGAATGCAAAGATGGAATTAATTCAACCAGTGAAACTTTTGGAGTTTCTGCTAGCAATGGTTGGTGTAAGGATGTTTCTGAAAATAGCAAGAATATTGGTAGTTCTTCTAATGCAAACTCAATATATACACTGCAACATGATTTAAAGAAGCTAAATATAAGTTGTCACAAAAAGGTTGGTGGTTCTGACACAACTGAGGATTCAGATACAAACGTGACATCTGAGACCATATTTGTGTTTAGTAGCAGTGAGAAGGCCTCTGGCCCTTCAAAACAGGCACCAGAGAGTGGTCCTTCTGCAGCTGTGGAGAGAACTGTTGAGGATAAttccaataatggtaatgtgAATGGTGCTGTATCTTGTAATAGCTGTAATGAAGATAATGTTGGAATCTCTGGTTCCAAACCATCTAAATTTAAGGCAAGTATTGTTAAGACTTCTGAAATTGAAAAGTCTTATCAAGGTCATGTTAAAGATGATGTAGAGATGAATGGAACAGATGCATGGTCATCGCTCGATCCCAACTCAAAGGGAAATAGTGGTGTATTTGAAGCAACATCCATGGTTGGCATTGAAAGGAATGATGGAAGTTGTTCAACTGGCACTCCAGATCAATCAGGGATTTCATTCAGTGATTTCAAGACACCTCAATGGGACCCTTCTTCCTTTAAAGCAAATCTATTTCCTGAAGTGGAtaggaaattggaatttggTGAAAAAAGTGGCTTAACTAAggagaaaaaattaaagaaaatgagaggGAAGTTGAAGAAATCTTGTCTGCATAAGCATTGCTCCAAGCAGCATCATGTGCCAAAGGAAAGCATTTCTCAGGAAAATCAAGACTCCTCTCAATGTTATTCACCCATGGATTTTTCTCCTTACCAAGAAACTACAGCAGCTGATCAATCATCAAAGGAAACTCCTCAGGCATCAGAAGAGGCCTCCCCTTtagaatataattttattccCTCTGCCTTGCATTCATCTACTCTCACTGAATGCCCAGCAACTGCACAAGAAGGATCAGATTGTAATGAAGGAGATCAGAAATGTTGTGAGCCAGATGAAGAGAGTTTTGTGTATGATCACGAGAGAATCATTGTTGGTGATGATCCTTCAAAAGAATCTGTTTGTGAAGCAGAAACTGCCTCCAATTGTAGTAGTAGTGCTCCTAGTATTGGTGAAGCAGAAGGTATCAAGGGGACCCCGGTAAATAATCATACAACACGGTCTTGTTTTAATTCTGGCTTGgaagacaagaaaaattttaccttttctgCGACATCAACTTCTGGGCAAGGTAGTTTGTCATTTAGAAAGCGTCAGCTTCGAAAGAAAAGTAAGGTGAAAATTGGTAATGCTTCATTCATTATCACTCCAAGCCCAGATGTTAAAGGAGGGTGTTCCTCTGTCCAATTTTCATCCTCTGAGCCAGCACAGTGTCAACAAAAAGATAAGTCTACATACCATAGCGAAGAGGAGAATGAACAGTTCAAACCAAGGTCTAACTGCTCTACTGCTGCAGTCCATGAAGCCTGTGAGATGTGGCGACTTAG GGGAAATCAAGCTTATAGAAGTGATAATCTGTCTAAAGCTGAGGAATTTTACACACAGGGGATCAACTGTGTCCCCTCAAATGAGACTTCAAGGTGCTCCATCAAGCCTCTTGTCCTTTGCTATAGCAACCGTGCAGCCACCCGGATATCTCTTGGAAGGATGAGAGAAGCTTTGGCAGACTGTCTGATGGCTACTGCTCTTGATCCCAATTTTCTCAAAGTTTATGTCAGAGCTGCCAA TTGTCACCTTTTGCTGGGGGAAACTGATGTTGCCATACGGTATTTCAGTAAGTGCTTAGGTTCAGGAGCTGGTGTGTGCTTGGATCGCCGAATTACAATAGATGCTGCAGATGGCCTCCAAAAGGCTCAG AGAGTGGATGAGCTTACAGATCGTTCTGCAATACTTTTGGAGCAGAAGTCGTCCGATGCAGCATCTAGTGCATTAGATAGAATTGCCGAGGCCTTGTCTATTAGTTCATATTCTGAAAAATTGCTTGAAATGAAAGCAGAGGCTCTTTGTATG CTGAAGAAATATGAAGAGGCAATTCAGTTGTGTGAGCAATCTCTTTATGTTGCTGAAAAGAATTTTTCTAAAGGAGAGACTGATAACCAGTTAGCAAGCATAGATGGTTCGGGATGTTATTCTATTGCAATGCTGTGGAGGTGGCACTTGATGTCCAAATCATACTTCTATATGGGAAAGCTTGAGAAGGCACTTGATTTACTTCAGCAGCTTGAGCAAGTGGGATCTGTGAAGGACAA GCATGGAAGCAAAATTTTGGAAATGTCTGTTACATTGGCTGTTACCATTCGAGAACTTTTACGCCTTAAG AATGCAGGGAATGAAGCAGTTCGTTCTGGTAGGTATACAGAAGCGGCAGAGCATTACACTATTGCTTTGTCAATCAATGTTGAGTCACGGCCTTTTGCAGCTATATGCTTTTGCAATCGTGCTGCTGCGCGCCAAGCTTTGGGTCAAATTGCTGATGCAATTGCTGATTGCAGTCTAGCAATGGCCCTTAATGAAAATTATACAAAG GCAGTTTCGAGGAGAGCAACGTTACATGGGATGATCAGAGACTATGGACAAGCATCTAGTGATCTTCAAAGACTTATTTCCACTCTTGAAAAGCAATCTGATAAAACATCTCACCAGTCTGGTGGTCAGGATAGAACTACTGGCAACACAAAGGAGTTAAGGCAAGCTCAATGTCAGTTATCATCCATGCAAGAAGAAGCTAAAAGGGGAATCCCTTTAGATCTATACCTCATTTT GGGAGTTAAACCATCTGACTCTACATCTGATGTTAAAAAGGCATACCGCAAAGCAGCGCTCAGGCATCACCCTGACAAG GCTGGTCAATTTCTGGCGAGGAGTGAGAGTGGAGATGAGGGGAGACTCTGGAAGGAAATTGCTGAGGAAGTTCACAAGGATGCTGACAGGCTGTTTAAAATGATTGGAGAGGCATATGCCATACTATCAGATACTTCTAAG CGGTCAGAATATGATCTTGAAGAGGAAGTCAGAAAAGCTCCCAGGGAAAGCAAAGGCAGTCCTTATGAAAGACCACCAGATGAGTATGACTATCCTTTTGAGAGGAGTTCAAACAGACGATATTGGCGGGGGAATTGGAAGACGTATAGAAATTCTCATTCTCGATGGTAA
- the LOC18598855 gene encoding cytokinin dehydrogenase 1 isoform X1: MGSPACGFLKQSNVIFLPFFMILVLSCIPGRTNLCSNHSLDTPTIPPHSGSSSIPLSLKSLALDGYFRFENIDHAAKDFGNIYHYLPIAVLHPKSVSDISSTIKHIFHMASVTKLAVAAKGRGHSLQGQAQAYQGVVINMESLERPSMHVQTGEVPYVDVSGGELWINILQETLKYGLSPKSWTDYLHLTVGGTLSNAGISGQAFRHGPQINNVYQLEVVTGKGEVLTCSDKQNADLFYGVLGGLGQFGIITRARISLAPARTMVKWIRVLYSEFSAFSNDQEHLISSENTFDYVEGFVIINRTGLLHNWRSSFNPKNPIQASQFRSDGKILYCLEMVKYFNPEETDILKSIENLLSELNYIPSTLFLSEVSYVEFLDRVHLSEIKLRSKGLWEVPHPWLNLLIPKSRIFDFTQEVFGNIVKDNSNGPILIYPVNKAKWNNRTSMVTPEEDIIYLVAFLSSALPSSTGTDGLEHIMTQNQRILDFCAEAQLGAKQYLPHYSTQDEWQAHFGPQWETFVQRKSAYDPLAILAPGQKIFQKAIPIS; this comes from the exons ATGGGGTCACCAGCTTGTGGCTTTCTCAAACAAAGCAACGTCATATTCCTTCCGTTTTTCATGATTCTGGTTTTGAGCTGTATCCCTGGTAGAACCAACCTTTGTTCTAACCACTCTCTGGACACCCCAACCATTCCACCCCATTCAGGTTCCTCCAGTATTCCTTTGTCTTTGAAATCACTTGCTCTAGATGGCTACTTCAGATTTGAAAACATTGATCATGCAGCAAAAGACTTCGGTAACATATACCACTACCTCCCGATAGCAGTTCTACATCCAAAATCCGTTTCTGATATTTCTTCCACAATAAAGCACATCTTCCATATGGCTTCTGTGACGAAGTTGGCAGTTGCGGCTAAAGGGCGTGGTCACTCCCTCCAAGGTCAGGCTCAAGCCTATCAAGGTGTGGTTATCAACATGGAATCACTTGAACGACCAAGCATGCATGTTCAAACTGGTGAGGTGCCTTATGTGGATGTTTCAGGTGGTGAGTTGTGGATTAACATCCTACAAGAGACTCTTAAATATGGACTTTCGCCAAAGTCTTGGACAGACTACCTTCACCTAACTGTCGGAGGTACTTTATCAAATGCCGGAATTAGTGGTCAGGCATTTCGGCACGGACCCCAGATAAATAACGTTTACCAACTAGAGGTCGTAACGG GGAAGGGAGAAGTGCTCACCTGTTCAGACAAGCAGAATGCTGACCTCTTTTATGGTGTTCTTGGGGGACTAGGGCAATTTGGCATCATCACCCGGGCTAGAATATCTCTTGCACCAGCACGAACGATG GTGAAATGGATCAGGGTGCTTTACTCTGAATTCTCTGCATTTTCCAATGACCAGGAGCATTTAATATCATCCGAGAATACATTTGACTACGTCGAAGGGTTTGTGATAATCAACAGAACTGGTCTCCTCCACAACTGGAGATCTTCCTTCAATCCCAAAAACCCAATTCAAGCAAGCCAATTCAGGTCCGATGGAAAAATACTTTACTGTCTAGAAATGGTTAAATACTTCAACCCTGAGGAGACAGATATTTTGAAG AGTATTGAGAACTTATTGTCAGAGTTAAACTATATACCATCCACTCTCTTTCTATCCGAAGTTTCTTATGTCGAATTCCTCGATAGAGTGCACTTGTCTGAGATAAAACTCAGATCAAAAGGATTATGGGAAGTTCCTCATCCATGGTTGAATCTTCTTATACCCAAAAGCAGAATTTTCGACTTTACTCAAGAGGTCTTTGGGAATATTGTTAAAGACAACAGTAACGGTCCTATCCTCATTTACCCAGTCAACAAGGCGAA GTGGAACAATAGAACATCTATGGTTACCCCAGAGGAAGATATAATCTACCTGGTGGCATTCCTATCATCTGCACTCCCATCATCAACAGGAACTGATGGCTTAGAACACATTATGACCCAAAACCAACGTATCCTTGATTTCTGTGCCGAGGCACAGCTTGGGGCAAAGCAATATTTGCCCCATTACAGCACCCAAGATGAGTGGCAAGCTCATTTCGGTCCTCAGTGGGAAACGTTTGTGCAGAGAAAATCTGCCTATGACCCTCTGGCAATCCTTGCTCCTGGACAGAAAATCTTCCAAAAGGCAATACCAATCTCATGA
- the LOC18598855 gene encoding cytokinin dehydrogenase 1 isoform X2 — MGSPACGFLKQSNVIFLPFFMILVLSCIPGRTNLCSNHSLDTPTIPPHSGSSSIPLSLKSLALDGYFRFENIDHAAKDFGNIYHYLPIAVLHPKSVSDISSTIKHIFHMASVTKLAVAAKGRGHSLQGQAQAYQGVVINMESLERPSMHVQTGEVPYVDVSGGELWINILQETLKYGLSPKSWTDYLHLTVGGTLSNAGISGQAFRHGPQINNVYQLEVVTGKGEVLTCSDKQNADLFYGVLGGLGQFGIITRARISLAPARTMEHLISSENTFDYVEGFVIINRTGLLHNWRSSFNPKNPIQASQFRSDGKILYCLEMVKYFNPEETDILKSIENLLSELNYIPSTLFLSEVSYVEFLDRVHLSEIKLRSKGLWEVPHPWLNLLIPKSRIFDFTQEVFGNIVKDNSNGPILIYPVNKAKWNNRTSMVTPEEDIIYLVAFLSSALPSSTGTDGLEHIMTQNQRILDFCAEAQLGAKQYLPHYSTQDEWQAHFGPQWETFVQRKSAYDPLAILAPGQKIFQKAIPIS, encoded by the exons ATGGGGTCACCAGCTTGTGGCTTTCTCAAACAAAGCAACGTCATATTCCTTCCGTTTTTCATGATTCTGGTTTTGAGCTGTATCCCTGGTAGAACCAACCTTTGTTCTAACCACTCTCTGGACACCCCAACCATTCCACCCCATTCAGGTTCCTCCAGTATTCCTTTGTCTTTGAAATCACTTGCTCTAGATGGCTACTTCAGATTTGAAAACATTGATCATGCAGCAAAAGACTTCGGTAACATATACCACTACCTCCCGATAGCAGTTCTACATCCAAAATCCGTTTCTGATATTTCTTCCACAATAAAGCACATCTTCCATATGGCTTCTGTGACGAAGTTGGCAGTTGCGGCTAAAGGGCGTGGTCACTCCCTCCAAGGTCAGGCTCAAGCCTATCAAGGTGTGGTTATCAACATGGAATCACTTGAACGACCAAGCATGCATGTTCAAACTGGTGAGGTGCCTTATGTGGATGTTTCAGGTGGTGAGTTGTGGATTAACATCCTACAAGAGACTCTTAAATATGGACTTTCGCCAAAGTCTTGGACAGACTACCTTCACCTAACTGTCGGAGGTACTTTATCAAATGCCGGAATTAGTGGTCAGGCATTTCGGCACGGACCCCAGATAAATAACGTTTACCAACTAGAGGTCGTAACGG GGAAGGGAGAAGTGCTCACCTGTTCAGACAAGCAGAATGCTGACCTCTTTTATGGTGTTCTTGGGGGACTAGGGCAATTTGGCATCATCACCCGGGCTAGAATATCTCTTGCACCAGCACGAACGATG GAGCATTTAATATCATCCGAGAATACATTTGACTACGTCGAAGGGTTTGTGATAATCAACAGAACTGGTCTCCTCCACAACTGGAGATCTTCCTTCAATCCCAAAAACCCAATTCAAGCAAGCCAATTCAGGTCCGATGGAAAAATACTTTACTGTCTAGAAATGGTTAAATACTTCAACCCTGAGGAGACAGATATTTTGAAG AGTATTGAGAACTTATTGTCAGAGTTAAACTATATACCATCCACTCTCTTTCTATCCGAAGTTTCTTATGTCGAATTCCTCGATAGAGTGCACTTGTCTGAGATAAAACTCAGATCAAAAGGATTATGGGAAGTTCCTCATCCATGGTTGAATCTTCTTATACCCAAAAGCAGAATTTTCGACTTTACTCAAGAGGTCTTTGGGAATATTGTTAAAGACAACAGTAACGGTCCTATCCTCATTTACCCAGTCAACAAGGCGAA GTGGAACAATAGAACATCTATGGTTACCCCAGAGGAAGATATAATCTACCTGGTGGCATTCCTATCATCTGCACTCCCATCATCAACAGGAACTGATGGCTTAGAACACATTATGACCCAAAACCAACGTATCCTTGATTTCTGTGCCGAGGCACAGCTTGGGGCAAAGCAATATTTGCCCCATTACAGCACCCAAGATGAGTGGCAAGCTCATTTCGGTCCTCAGTGGGAAACGTTTGTGCAGAGAAAATCTGCCTATGACCCTCTGGCAATCCTTGCTCCTGGACAGAAAATCTTCCAAAAGGCAATACCAATCTCATGA
- the LOC18598856 gene encoding uncharacterized protein LOC18598856 — protein MEHKSIEVSHEKDKDRTRNEATEFTSEVSVEDASKALPSSPINDVQVHTVAWKGGGIDEETLQNVETSGEVNMEVSVTAEDVIQAGGFGARDDISSFLPVASDWTDFEASIRDARDYEEPQGEVHRPGLGWREASERE, from the exons ATGGAGCATAAATCAATTGAAGTCTCACATG AAAAAGATAAAGACAGAACAAGGAATGAAGCAACTGAATTCACTTCTGAAGTTTCTGTGGAAGATGCTTCTAAAGCAttgccaagttctccaataAATGATGTGCAGGTTCACACAGTTGCTTGGAAAGGTGGGGGAATAGATGAGGAAACTTTGCAAAATGTGGAAACCTCTGGAGAAGTAAACATGGAGGTTTCTGTAACAGCTGAGGATGTTATTCAAGCTGGAGGCTTTGGAGCTAGGGATGACATAAGTAGTTTTCTTCCTGTTGCAAGTGACTGGACTGACTTTGAAGCTTCAATTCGTGATGCCAGGGACTATGAAGAACCTCAGGGAGAAGTACACAGGCCAGGTCTTGGCTGGAGAGAAGCATCAGAAAGGGAATAG